A region of Marmota flaviventris isolate mMarFla1 chromosome 11, mMarFla1.hap1, whole genome shotgun sequence DNA encodes the following proteins:
- the Ccdc195 gene encoding putative coiled-coil domain-containing protein 195 — MEANTQLLRVIQELRAEISKLEKENQALRRKLASGSQRAAGSGGESGDEGEEEVHGPHPATPHGGTPTDATPTTLEHQGNVMIVRRYSISSSVHSFTANDPWKTRKRHPNGGIVEAQGPVKSLTSSSVTKQDNQDKMLAADSFSNGSSSQRASPEHAFRCRDKIKTVSFLLPRSMSSCSKNSSSLKCSPNQTSNQLSAIAE, encoded by the exons ATGGAAGCTAACACCCAGCTGCTCAGAGTCATCCAGGAATTGCGGGCAGAGATAAGCAAACTGGAGAAGGAGAATCAAGCCCTCCGCAGGAAACTGGCTTCAGGTAGTCAAAGAGCCGCGGGCTCTGGGGGAGAATCAGGAGACGAAGGGGAAGAAGAAGTGCACGGACCACATCCAGCAACCCCTCATGGTGGTACTCCCACTGATGCAACACCAACCACGCTGGAACACCAAG GCAATGTCATGATTGTTAGGCGCTATTCCATTTCTTCAtcagttcattcatttactgCAAATGATCCCTGGAAAactaggaaaagacatccaaatGGTGGAATCGTGGAAGCTCAGGGACCAGTTAAGTCACTGACAAGTTCTTCAGTTACAAAGCAGGACAACCAAGACAAGATGTTGGCCGCAGATTCTTTTAGCAACGGTAGTTCCAGCCAAAGAGCTTCTCCTGAGCATGCTTTCAGGTGCAG GGACAAGATCAAGACGGTCAGCTTCCTGTTACCCAGGAGCATGTCTTCATGTTCCAAAAATTCAAGTTCTTTGAAATGCTCACCAAATCAGACCTCCAACCAGCTAAGTGCTATTGCAGAATAG